In a genomic window of Drosophila takahashii strain IR98-3 E-12201 chromosome 3L, DtakHiC1v2, whole genome shotgun sequence:
- the teq gene encoding uncharacterized protein teq isoform X3, whose amino-acid sequence MAKWLMGLWLAILLVDRPGVIAYRSGGLSAAGHGSSSYGGDQQQPIYQRDSPCPPQFTGLVAYPHDCHRYVNCYAGSPTIQTCSPGTLFNPRSLVCDHPSNVDCSSAESQSTRLGRLQQFDSKPKCPAGLNGLHPHPTDCTKFLNCANGQAFVMDCSPGTAFSAASLVCVHKESANCGGGEGTSDHGYPVAPLAPSEDLGCPSGFRGIRPHPHDVHKYLRCGIGVKPQVEQCPQGTIFDGSTLVCVFSDSSRTSSSSFTSAEIQVNYLLCPVGAVGLFVHPFDQTKFLSCKDGKAAVQSCQPNYVFSISRGYCQLKTQLAFSDYVTLIISQVTYEYSLILNACPGNINGIYLYPYDAEKYVQCSAGGRMSILSCGPQMAFSVSRRSCLSRSQVHITDRVKFWEEIQVQTTYTSQSRQQGSSIRSCPSNVQKNYPYPFHAGHYVKCQNGVLEIVCCPTGQLYSLSQRECVAHYLLSTHDFLDYSYISSEFSTEFMIDRSTLTCPPQVQGYYLHPFDCTKYVRCWNQQTFIENCTPGEIFSFSNQKCVPKDQCKGLTDHVEYLIETTTVTTYEANGPEPEKSLDGSGDIRCPPGSSGLHAHPFDCTKFLECANGQTYIKNCGPGTAFSTAIKSCDFANKVDCTGRGSLNQVTQTNQGPSYPTKPVEILPPSHSTNPSYPPAEHLTDLLCPSGVQGQFVHPFDQTKFILCQAGRLAVQSCQPGYVFSISKGSCQLKIQLVYTDYVTYIVSVISIEQTTILSACPGGTDGLHLYPYDAAKYVRCSNGKMSILTCGTEMAFSLAQRACRPSRLVAREDRVRFYEELQVQTTTTTTYTSKDLQEHQSPLRACPPSLQGNYAYPFHAGNFVNCQNGRLQIESCPQSALYSLPQRQCVARRLLSTHDYVDYSLTAPQLTTDLIQDFSILSCPPQANGHFLHPFDCTKYLICWNKQTNVGSCKQGEVFSISQQKCVVRDKITEPYDRVEYFEDTQHELSQEADEEEEQPEQGKELSPGGGYQYETPYNSNTGLLPTSQSNEDYQSPYPTIGGYQPPYPPNGGYYQPPSKSTGGYQPPSQSTKGYQPSSPTTGGYQPPSQSTGASQASSFSQSSSQSTGGYQPPFQSTGSQSSSSSHSSSQSSSQSTGGYQPSSQSTGGYYPPSQTSGVAHYPGGVEPSAPPPSPLMCPEKASGLFPNPFDATGYLTCIDGQTLARQCPPLDLFSVSQGYCLPEEHVAKTDRIPFERKQTDQDNPLACPRGSFGFFVYPFDCSKYLSCGPNGMELLNCPVDQHYSVSHGICKPLDQVLREDRLYTLRELYIIYEWTQRMKIVGAVTACPEGITGTLPHPRLPSKYLRCGPGQAEMFDCPSQQIFSVSRRVCVLDEKLASDDRTDYLVPTSGWIIPSNDNRQSKSFETSGTDQFGNRYTTKTTTTTRVIGDRWTDMNMQRPSGVGLEQNHHHQHHHHQHAYNPSWSGQETSYVQRGPSQNTLFVEGSLQPNRNYPTYKTPLAPMSPPPSDTGKDKQAGHESPVPSRQGYSRRIDYGSPDNGWKPMPPLAPMGGQKPLDLDYTPHSPGESEPQPHDPLPGQRPLDLDYDDQQKPQDPFNGLHPPPPGSPPRFYPDQLPSGSKPIGRQQPIDSDDGFPDQQRPLDPNNDLQGSHTPPRHNSNPGLPLYNESNLYGGLLPPKPDSSVKPTPPPPNPLSSQTPTPQLGNRLHTFPIYPAVGDQTLQQNPRHPHYSPSYAGIAHSRNASWAKVPVTSTTTPQDPDPFNPEMEEPFYDDDDFTTTTTRQALVPPPFDHKFYSPQSSVPSYSQSGSTPNPNSQAAIKEALKLMLRPYFNHSGNAQEKLAKQAESAIVSVISKPPTTTPKSTTTTSTTPRIDLDSDAELIKAGEQESLDSVDYDYVFPDARVTSRTEQTLSPSTTYASTDFQRSTRKAEFHPNTPTPTTTTTMKNNWLASGHNREYHRRHPNLPDPFTGHHPNPSHHHRHPHEHSADFHRRHPELPSPFPQEKETDQQEVPDEDWELMANPNAEEVTPKLAARSSFHNQCEFDCGNGKCLKKEQVCNGQKNCDNGKDETNCPPLDYEVRLTGGESPHMGRIEVKANGQWGYVCDDKFGLKDADVVCRELGFQLGAQEVRGSSFYAPPNQDFNYLMDEVECHGNETKLRDCAFKGWGVHNCGVDEVAGVTCKVPVMKCPNDYWLCQTSKECIPPAFVCDNTEDCADKSDESAAVCHAPAQYRLDGGRSANEGRLEVKYRGVWGSVCDDDFNLKAAQVACNSMGFFGPAKIEKNIYGIGNGPIWLDQVMCFGNETSIDLCNHFNWGENNCNHTEDVALHCTAGPPPRSQKYAQSQLKGGRMLGEETPASSYSQIGLWERSSKALHTPRRCGIFKDDLTDEYAHREERVVRGNVAQRGRHPWQATLRTRGRGGISSHWCGAVVISKRHLLTAAHCLYGTSKAAYFVRVGDHYANIAESSEVDTYIENWYIHGDFRKGTHMNNDIALVVLKTPLRFSDYVQPICLPDKNTELVQDRKCTISGWGSIKSGVSTPAQVLGSAELPILADHVCKQPNVYGSAMSEGMFCAGSMDESVDACEGDSGGPLVCSDDDGETLYGLISWGQHCGFKNRPGVYVRVNHYIDWIYEKINESLKRF is encoded by the exons ATGGCCAAATGGCTCATGGGCCTTTGGCTGGCGATCCTGCTAGTGGAT CGACCCGGGGTTATAGCTTATCGATCAGGCGGCTTATCAGCAGCCGGGCACGGAAGCTCGAGTTACGGCGGCGACCAACAGCAACCTATTTATCAGCGGGACTCACCGTGTCCGCCGCAATTCACGGGTCTGGTTGCGTATCCCCACGACTGTCATCGCTATGTGAACTGCTACGCTGGTAGCCCCACCATTCAGACATGCTCGCCGGGAACCCTGTTCAACCCGAGGTCCCTGGTGTGCGATCATCCCAGCAATGTGGATTGCTCCTCGGCGGAATCGCAATCTACTCGCCTGGGACGTTTGCAGCAGTTCGATAGTAAACCCAAGTGTCCAGCGGGATTAAATGGATTGCATCCGCATCCGACGGATTGCACCAAGTTCCTTAACTGCGCCAATGGCCAGGCCTTCGTCATGGACTGCTCACCGGGAACGGCTTTCAGTGCAGCATCGCTCGTTTGTGTGCACAAGGAGAGCGCCAATTGTGGAGGTGGAGAGGGAACCTCGGACCACG GCTATCCTGTGGCTCCTTTGGCACCTTCGGAGGACTTGGGTTGTCCATCCGGCTTTCGGGGCATTCGACCACATCCCCACGACGTGCACAAGTATTTGCGTTGCGGCATTGGCGTCAAGCCTCAGGTGGAACAGTGTCCGCAGGGAACGATCTTCGATGGCTCCACTTTGGTATGTGTGTTTTCTGACTCCTCTCGGACCTCCT CTTCCTCCTTCACCTCCGCTGAGATTCAGGTCAACTACCTCCTGTGTCCAGTGGGAGCAGTTGGCCTGTTTGTTCACCCCTTCGATCAGACCAAGTTCCTTAGCTGCAAGGATGGTAAGGCGGCTGTGCAAAGCTGCCAGCCCAATTATGTGTTCAGCATTTCGAGGGGTTACTGTCAGCTGAAAACGCAATTAGCCTTCAGCGACTATGTGACATTGATTATCTCCCAAGTGACCTATGAGTATT CATTGATATTAAATGCCTGTCCTGGCAATATCAACGGCATCTACCTGTATCCGTACGATGCTGAAAAGTATGTTCAGTGCTCGGCTGGTGGCAGGATGTCCATCCTAAGCTGTGGCCCCCAGATGGCCTTCAGTGTCTCCCGAAGGTCTTGTCTTTCGCGTAGCCAAGTGCACATCACTGACCGGGTGAAGTTCTGGGAGGAGATCCAAGTGCAGACCACGTACACTTCCCAAAGCAGACAGCAGGGATCTTCAATCAGATCGTGTCCATCCAATGTCCAAAAGAACTACCCCTATCCCTTCCATGCTGGCCACTATGTAAAGTGCCAGAATGGAGTTTTAGAGATTGTCTGTTGTCCCACCGGACAGCTATATAGCCTCTCCCAGCGAGAGTGCGTGGCCCATTACCTTCTCTCTACCCATGACTTCTTGGATTACTCCTATATCAGTTCCGAATTTTCAA CTGAATTTATGATTGATCGATCGACGCTCACTTGTCCTCCACAAGTCCAGGGATACTATCTGCATCCCTTCGATTGCACCAAGTACGTCAGGTGCTGGAATCAGCAGACCTTTATTGAGAACTGCACACCCGGAGAAATCTTCAGTTTCTCCAATCAGAAATGCGTTCCGAAGGACCAATGTAAGGGCCTCACCGATCATGTGGAATATTTGATTGAAACCACAACTGTTACGACTTACGAGGCGAATGGACCGGAACCCGAAAAGAGCTTGGATGGAAGCGGTGACATCAGATGCCCACCTGGATCCTCTGGTCTGCATGCCCATCCATTCGATTGCACCAAGTTCTTGGAATGTGCAAATGGACAAACTTACATTAAGAACTGTGGACCGGGAACTGCTTTCAGCACTGCCATCAAGAGTTGCGATTTTGCCAACAAGGTGGACTGCACCGGAAGAGGCTCTTTGAATCAAGTTACGCAAACTAACCAAGGACCAAGCTACCCAACAAAACCCGTTGAGATACTTCCACCATCACATTCAACCA ACCCCTCGTACCCACCTGCTGAACACCTGACAGACCTTTTGTGTCCATCTGGAGTGCAGGGTCAGTTTGTTCACCCCTTCGACCAAACAAAGTTCATCCTTTGTCAAGCTGGTAGACTGGCGGTTCAAAGCTGTCAGCCTGGTTATGTATTCAGCATATCCAAGGGAAGCTGTCAGCTCAAGATCCAGTTGGTCTACACCGACTATGTGACCTATATAGTCTCTGTGATCAGCATAGAGCAGA CTACGATCCTCTCCGCTTGTCCTGGTGGCACCGATGGTCTTCATCTTTATCCCTACGATGCTGCAAAATATGTGCGTTGTTCTAATGGCAAGATGTCCATTCTAACCTGTGGAACGGAAATGGCCTTTAGTTTGGCCCAGCGAGCTTGCCGCCCAAGTCGACTGGTGGCGAGGGAAGATCGTGTAAGGTTCTATGAGGAGTTGCAGGTCcagacaacgacaacgacgaccTATACCAGTAAGGACCTTCAGGAACATCAGTCTCCGCTTAGAGCTTGTCCACCCAGTTTGCAGGGGAACTACGCATATCCCTTCCACGCTGGCAATTTTGTAAACTGCCAAAATGGCCGCTTACAAATTGAGAGTTGTCCCCAATCAGCTTTATACAGTCTACCTCAACGCCAGTGTGTAGCTCGTCGGCTTCTCTCCACACATGACTATGTGGATTATAGCCTAACCGCACCCCAATTAACGA CTGACCTCATTCAGGACTTCTCAATATTGTCTTGTCCTCCGCAAGCTAACGGCCATTTCTTACATCCTTTCGATTGCACCAAGTATCTGATTTGCTGGAATAAACAAACCAATGTAGGAAGCTGCAAGCAAGGCGAAGTATTCAGCATATCTCAGCAAAAGTGTGTTGTCCGGGATAAGATAACTGAACCTTACGATCGAGTGGAGTATTTCGAGGATACACAGCATGAGTTGAGCCAGGAAGCGGATGAGGAAGAGGAGCAGCCGGAGCAGGGCAAAGAACTCTCTCCTGGAGGAGGTTATCAGTATGAAACACCTTATAATTCGAATACAGGCTTACTGCCAACTTCTCAGAGTAATGAAGATTACCAATCTCCATATCCAACAATTGGAGGTTACCAACCACCATATCCCCCGAATGGAGGCTACTACCAGCCACCCTCTAAATCAACCGGAGGTTACCAACCACCTTCTCAATCAACCAAAGGTTACCAGCCATCTTCTCCAACAACTGGAGGTTACCAGCCACCTTCTCAATCAACCGGAGCTTCTCAGGCATCTTCATTTTCTCAGTCATCTTCTCAATCAACTGGAGGTTACCAGCCACCTTTTCAATCAACCGGTTCTCAGTCATCTTCATCTTCTCATTCATCATCTCAGTCATCTTCTCAATCAACTGGAGGTTACCAGCCATCTTCTCAATCAACCGGAG GTTATTACCCACCTTCCCAAACGAGTGGTGTAGCTCACTATCCCGGAGGAGTAGAGCCTTCTGCCCCACCACCATCTCCTCTGATGTGCCCAGAAAAGGCTAGTGGCCTCTTTCCGAATCCCTTCGACGCTACCGGCTATCTGACCTGCATCGATGGACAAACCCTAGCCAGGCAATGCCCACCCCTAGATTTGTTCAGTGTTTCTCAAGGATACTGCTTGCCAGAGGAGCATGTGGCCAAAACGGATCGTATTCCGTTTGAGAGAAAGCAAACCGATCAGGATAATC CTTTGGCCTGTCCCAGAGGTTCCTTCGGCTTCTTCGTGTATCCCTTCGATTGTTCTAAGTACCTGAGCTGCGGTCCTAATGGCATGGAACTGTTGAATTGTCCGGTTGATCAGCACTACAGTGTTTCCCATGGCATTTGCAAGCCCCTTGATCAGGTTCTACGAGAGGACCGTTTGTACACGCTCAGAGAGCTGTACATAATTTACGAGTGGACCCAGCGGATGAAAATCGTGGGCGCAGTGACCGCATGTCCCGAGGGAATAACCGGAACCTTGCCGCATCCACGTCTGCCCAGCAAATACCTTCGATGTGGACCAGGCCAGGCCGAAATGTTCGACTGTCCGAGCCAGCAGATTTTCAGCGTCTCCCGAAGAGTGTGTGTGCTGGATGAGAAGCTCGCCAGCGACGATCGCACCGATTATTTAGTTCCAACTTCCGGTTGGATTATTCCGTCTAATG ACAATCGTCAATCGAAATCTTTCGAGACCTCTGGCACGGATCAGTTCGGCAACCGATATACCACGAAGACTACGACCACTACGCGGGTTATTGGAGACCGTTGGACGGATATGAATATGCAGCGACCTTCGGGAGTTGGACTGGAACAAAACCACCATcatcaacatcatcatcatcagcacgCTTACAACCCGAGTTGGTCTGGCCAGGAGACGTCCTACGTACAGCGTGGACCTTCCCAGAACACTCTCTTTGTGGAGGGATCGCTGCAGCCGAACCGTAATTATCCTACCTATAAGACTCCGTTGGCACCCATGTCGCCACCACCCAGCGATACTGGAAAGGATAAGCAAGCCGGGCACGAAAGTCCAGTTCCATCGCGACAAGGCTATAGTCGCAGAATCGATTACGGCTCACCTGACAATGGATGGAAACCCATGCCACCACTGGCTCCGATGGGTGGACAGAAACCATTAGATCTAGACTACACACCCCATTCCCCTGGTGAAAGTGAACCCCAACCTCATGATCCCCTGCCCGGACAGAGACCCCTTGACTTGGACTATGATGACCAACAAAAGCCCCAAGATCCGTTTAACGGACTTCATCCTCCACCTCCGGGATCGCCACCTCGTTTCTATCCAGATCAGTTGCCCAGTGGCTCGAAACCTATTGGTAGACAGCAACCAATTGACTCCGATGATGGTTTTCCAGACCAACAAAGACCATTAGATCCTAACAATGATCTTCAGGGATCACATACTCCGCCAAGACATAACTCCAATCCTGGGCTGCCCTTGTACAATGAATCCAATCTATATGGCGGTCTCCTACCTCCCAAACCAGATTCCTCAGTTAAACCCACTCCACCACCTCCCAATCCTTTATCTTCCCAGACTCCTACACCGCAATTGGGCAACCGCCTGCACACATTTCCCATTTATCCAGCTGTGGGTGATCAGACCTTGCAACAGAATCCCCGACATCCCCACTACAGTCCTTCGTATGCAGGAATCGCCCACTCTCGAAATGCCTCTTGGGCCAAAGTCCCAGTGACCAGTACAACTACACCCCAAGATCCCGATCCCTTTAATCCCGAAATGGAGGAACCCTTCTATGACGATGATGATTTCACGACCACAACAACGAGGCAGGCACTGGTGCCACCTCCTTTTGACCATAAGTTCTACAGTCCCCAGTCTTCAGTTCCAAGTTATAGTCAGTCTGGTTCTACTCCCAATCCCAACTCCCAAGCGGCCATCAAAGAGGCTCTCAAACTGATGCTTCGTCCCTATTTCAATCACAGTGGAAATGCACAAGAAAAGCTGGCCAAGCAGGCTGAATCGGCCATTGTGTCTGTGATTAGTAAACCTCCAACCACTACTCCAAAATCCACAACGACCACTTCCACGACACCCAGAATAGACCTCGACTCGGACGCCGAACTGATTAAAGCTGGTGAACAGGAGAGCCTGGACTCCGTTGACTACGACTATGTTTTTCCAGATGCCAGGGTGACATCCCGGACCGAGCAGACCCTATCTCCCAGTACCACTTACGCCTCGACAGACTTTCAAAGGAGCACCCGCAAGGCAGAGTTTCACCCGAACACCCCAACCCCAACTACTACAACCacaatgaaaaataattggctTGCGTCCGGTCACAATCGTGAATATCACCGACGTCATCCAAATCTACCCGATCCGTTCACCGGTCACCATCCCAATCCCTCCCACCACCATCGCCACCCCCATGAGCACAGTGCCGACTTCCATCGTCGTCATCCGGAACTACCAAGTCCATTTCCCCAAGAAAAAGAGACTGATCAACAGGAGGTGCCAGATGAGGACTGGGAGCTAATGGCTAATCCCAATGCTGAGGAAGTGACTCCGAAACTGGCAGCCCGTTCGAGTTTCCACAACCAATGCGAATTCGATTGCGGTAATGGCAAATGTCTGAAGAAGGAGCAGGTCTGCAATGGTCAGAAAAACTGCGATAATGGAAAGGATGAGACCAACTGCCCGCCTTTGGATTACGAGGTGCGTTTAACTGGAGGAGAAAGCCCCCATATGGGTCGTATTGAAGTCAAGG CTAATGGTCAATGGGGCTACGTGTGCGATGACAAGTTTGGTCTTAAAGACGCCGATGTCGTGTGCCGGGAACTTGGCTTCCAGTTGGGAGCCCAGGAAGTTCGTGGCAGCTCCTTTTATGCTCCCCCCAACCAGGACTTTAACTATCTGATGGATGAGGTCGAGTGTCATGGCAATGAAACCAAGCTGAGGGATTGCGCCTTCAAGGGTTGGGGTGTCCACAACTGCGGGGTTGACGAAGTAGCCGGTGTGACCTGCAAGGTTCCGGTGATGAAGTGTCCCAATGACTACTGGCTATGTCAGACCTCCAAGGAATGCATCCCGCCCGCATTTGTGTGCGATAATACTGAAGACTGTGCGGATAAGTCGGACGAAAGCGCAGCCGTCTGTCAT GCACCCGCTCAGTACCGTTTGGATGGAGGACGCAGTGCCAACGAAGGACGACTGGAAGTTAAATACCGTGGCGTTTGGGGCAGTGTTTGCGATGATGACTTTAACCTGAAGGCGGCCCAAGTTGCCTGCAACTCCATGGGTTTCTTTGGACCAGCG aaaattgagaaaaacatttatggCATTGGCAACGGACCCATTTGGCTCGATCAGGTGATGTGCTTTGGCAACGAGACCAGCATCGATCTGTGTAACCACTTCAACTGGGGCGAGAACAACTGCAATCACACCGAAGATGTGGCGCTGCATTGCACTGCAGGACCACCACCTCGTAGTCAAAAGTATGCCCAGAGTCAACTTAAAGGAGGTAGGATGCTGGGAGAGGAAACTCCGGCCAGTTCCTATTCTCAAATTGGCCTGTGGGAGCGATCTAGCAAAGCGCTGCATACTCCCCGTCGCTGTGGCATCTTCAAGGACGACCTGACCGATGAGTACGCCCATCGGGAGGAGCGCGTGGTCAGGGGAAATGTGGCGCAGCGGGGTCGTCATCCCTGGCAGGCCACCTTGAGGACCCGTGGACGTGGCGGTATCTCCAGCCATTGGTGTGGAGCGGTCGTGATTTCCAAGCGCCATCTCCTCACCGCCGCCCACTGTCTGTATGGCACATCGAAGGCAGCGTACTTTGTGCGCGTCGGCGATCACTATGCAAATATAGCCGAGTCCTCCGAGGTGGATACGTACATTGAAAACTGGTACATACACGGGGACTTCCGCAAAGGAACTCATATGAACAACGATATTGCACTGGTGGTGCTGAAGACTCCTCTGCGGTTTAGTGATTACGTTCAACCCATTTGCCTGCCGGATAAGAACACTGAACTCGTTCAGGACCGCAAGTGCACCATTTCCGGCTGGGGTTCTATTAAGTCTGGAGTGTCTA CTCCTGCTCAAGTTTTGGGTTCCGCTGAGCTTCCCATTCTAGCTGATCATGTCTGCAAGCAGCCTAATGTATACGGATCGGCCATGTCGGAAG GCATGTTCTGTGCCGGCTCCATGGATGAGAGTGTGGACGCTTGCGAAGGTGACTCAGGCGGTCCGCTTGTGTGCTCCGATGACG ATGGCGAGACTTTGTACGGCCTTATTTCGTGGGGTCAGCACTGCGGCTTCAAGAACAGGCCGGGTGTCTATGTCCGTGTCAATCACTATATCGATTGGATCTAcgaaaaaattaatgagaGCTTGAAGCGTTTTTAA